A genome region from Hevea brasiliensis isolate MT/VB/25A 57/8 chromosome 9, ASM3005281v1, whole genome shotgun sequence includes the following:
- the LOC110658470 gene encoding DET1- and DDB1-associated protein 1 isoform X1 translates to MGSVLCDWPSFDPHNFSQLRPTDPSNPSKMAFATYHPPHSRTLPPPDQVITTKAKNILLRKFYERAEEKLRPKRAASENLILEHGCKQPRASTSC, encoded by the exons ATGGGGTCTGTGCTCTGCGACTGGCCTTCATTTGACCCTCACAACTTTAGCCAACTTAGACCCACTGATCCCTCCAACCCCTCG AAAATGGCTTTTGCTACTTATCATCCTCCTCACAGCCGGACTCTTCCACCTCCTGATCAAG TGATAACTACTAAAGCCAAAAATATTCTTCTGAGAAAATTCTATGAGCGAGCTGAAGAAAAG TTGAGACCAAAGAGAGCTGCCTCTGAAAATCTAATACTAGAGCATGGTTGCAAGCAGCCTAGGGCTTCTACTTCATGCTAA
- the LOC110658470 gene encoding DET1- and DDB1-associated protein 1 isoform X2: MGSVLCDWPSFDPHNFSQLRPTDPSNPSKMAFATYHPPHSRTLPPPDQVITTKAKNILLRKFYERAEEKRPSIWQMLVWSCCMYSSEKIL; the protein is encoded by the exons ATGGGGTCTGTGCTCTGCGACTGGCCTTCATTTGACCCTCACAACTTTAGCCAACTTAGACCCACTGATCCCTCCAACCCCTCG AAAATGGCTTTTGCTACTTATCATCCTCCTCACAGCCGGACTCTTCCACCTCCTGATCAAG TGATAACTACTAAAGCCAAAAATATTCTTCTGAGAAAATTCTATGAGCGAGCTGAAGAAAAG AGGCCTTCTATATGGCAAATGCTTGTATGGAGTTGTTGCATGTATTCTTCTGAGAAAATTCTATGA
- the LOC110658471 gene encoding 2-C-methyl-D-erythritol 2,4-cyclodiphosphate synthase, chloroplastic produces MAMATHLYTSYSPITSKTITTNNNSNKVLSVPLHKSIASPSLSLRTTARLSISAAAGTTALQVDGPPTSSKGPKSLPFRVGHGFDLHRLEPGYPLIIGGINIPHERGCEAHSDGDVLLHCVVDALLGALGLPDIGQIFPDSDPKWKGAPSSVFIKEAVRLMHEAGYDIGNLDATLILQRPKLSPHKEVIRDNLCQLLGADPSVINLKAKTHEKVDSLGENRSIAAHTVVLLMKK; encoded by the exons ATGGCTATGGCCACTCACTTGTACACCTCTTATTCTCCAATCACCTCCAAGACCATCACCACTAATAACAACAGCAACAAGGTTCTTTCTGTTCCTTTACATAAATCGATAGCCTCGCCTTCTCTTTCTCTGAGAACAACGGCCAGACTTTCCATATCAGCAGCTGCAGGAACTACTGCTTTGCAAGTGGATGGACCCCCCACGTCTAGTAAAGGACCAAAGTCTTTGCCTTTTAGAGTGGGTCATGGGTTCGATCTCCATCGTTTGGAGCCTGGGTACCCTTTGATCATTGGTGGGATTAATATCCCACATGAAAGAGGCTGTGAGGCTCACTCTGATG GAGATGTGTTATTGCATTGTGTAGTCGATGCATTATTAGGTGCATTGGGGCTGCCTGATATTGGGCAGATATTCCCAGATTCTGATCCCAAGTGGAAGGGAGCTCCATCATCTGTTTTTATTAAAGAAGCT GTAAGACTCATGCATGAGGCAGGCTATGATATTGGAAACTTGGATGCCACCTTGATTCTTCAAAGACCAAAACTGAGCCCCCACAAGGAGGTTATCAGGGACAATTTGTGTCAGCTGCTCGGAGCAGATCCTTCTGTAATAAATCTGAAGGCAAAAACTCATGAGAAGGTTGACAGCTTAGGTGAAAATAGAAGTATTGCAGCTCATACAGTGGTTCTTCTCATGAAGAAGTAA